GCTGTTCTAGTATCTTTCTTCGGAGGAATGGTTTTTAGGGTGAAGTTCAAAGAGAGGATTGCAAAAGCAGGACTTGGATCCAGTGCTTACTGGGCTCTCCCCACCACCCTTGTTCCTTTCTGATGCTTGCCAGGATGAAGCAGCAAGGATAGCTTCTTGGAAACTGCATTAGAAATGTTTCGGTTAGCAGTTGGGCCCAATGCCTAGATGGGGCTGGCCCCATTGTTAAGTGGGTTGGGGTGTGATAGTGGGGGGACCTGTAAAGTTTGATGTTGGACCATGTTATGCATTTTCAGACCCTCCCATACCACTTATACTAACTCAACTGATTATGGTTGTTGCATCCCAGGTGTGTTTTATGAGTGGTATGTCCAATCAACCTTAATAAGACCAGTGTTTAGCGTTCTAACAGTTTAGCGAACACCTATACATACGCCCATCTGGCTAAGCAAACTCAAATCTCTGTCTGGCACATCCAATGTCTAAATTAGCAGTATTCATCATTTCCAGAACCCGGACTCATTTCTAAACCCAGCCTTCATTGTGGGTTCTGCTTGTCCCCATCATGCAGTCTGGCCAGAACACTTGCTCTGACTGCCAGTGAAATGAGCCCAGAAGCAGTCATTTAAAATTTGTCCACATGCACATGGATGCTGTGCAAGGGCTTTTTTTTACCCCTGTACTTGGGCTCCTACCCAGAAGACCAGAGATAGGGGAAAGATTACCTTAGCAAATGGTGTCAGTGTTGCTGATGGGGCCATCTGAGGCCAGATCGAAACCACTCCACAATCATTGTCCCCCAGCTGAAGACCAGTGGTCTAAATGCCCTCTCTTTCATTGTTCTGTCATTACTAGAACCACCCAAGAGTTTAAAATGTTCTTGTTTTCATTCTGTTCTATGTTGGTGGGGGCGAGAGGTAAGATGTTGTTGTCTTGGTAATTGGAAAAGATACTACAACCAGTTTCCATAACAGCCACGAAACAGGCAGGATTCTTTGCACCCATCAGCAAGAGTGAATTTAATTGAGCAACATCTTGGTAGCTAGTTTCTGTTGGAATCAACTAATATTTGGAAATATAATGCACCTGCTTTTAAGCGACACCTTTCCAGGCTGAGTATTcacaaaaagaaaataatggGGATAGGAACAAGAGAGATTTCAGAGCCTGAACATATCCAGTTTATTTTTTGTGGTAATCCTTGCCCAAGGAGTCTACTGTGCAGCCTCTTGTTGCAGAAAATGCTTTCAATGCTTAATAGAATCTGTGATATTTTGTGATATTTTGATGCAAGGATTTTGTGGCAATGGATTATCTGCTACATTCATGACTTTTGAGGTGCCGTTACTATTTTGTGTGCTGCGCAACGGACTCTGGCTGGGACGGTGTCCAGGATTAAGTTTGTGCGGATTAGTTCTCTCTGAGTTTACTAAAGTCCCATGGCACCATGATTAGTTTCTGTTCCTGCTGTCTGCCTTGTTCTTCCTTGGTGTCAGATTGTGAAAGTTGGTtgcttattgtgtgtgtgttcttttttttaaggaaacGCGACATGATGCAGAATATTGTACAGATCTTGGAATCCGTCCAGTTAAAATGGGAGCTGTTTCAGAGCTGGACAGACTTCTCTAGGCTCCACCTTTCAAACAAACTGGCTATTTTTGGCATTGGCTATAACACGCGGTGGAAGGAGGACATCCGTTATCACTACGCTGAGATCAGTTCCCAAGTCCCCCTTGGCAAGCGGCTCCGGGAGTACTTCAACTCTGAGAAGCCAGAGGGCCGGATTATCATGACTCGGGTACAGAAAATGAACTGGAAGAATGTGTACTACAAATTTTTGGAGATCACGATCAGTGAAGCCCGGTGCTTGGAGTTGCACATGGAGATAGACTGGATACCAATTGCCCACTCCAAGCCCACCGGTGGCAACATTGTCCAGTATTTATTGCCAGGAGGCATTCCTAAAAGTCCTGGGCTGTATGCCATTGGTTATGAAGATTGTCACAGGAAGCCACAGTCTCCTGACCATGAGGTCATCAGCCACGATCCTGACAACGAGACTCTGGTGGAAGCAGAGATGCCCTTATCGCAAGCCTCTCTCAAAGTGGAGATGGAGTCGTCCCGAATCAACTATTGTTACCTTGGCATTGCTGAGGTCAGAACTCTTCAGCAGTGTTTGTTCTTACATTTTCAGGCAAACACCAAAACCTTCAGCAAAGAGTGGGTTGGAATCAATGGGTTTTTATCTCAGAACTGCATTGTAGAGCCAGGGGTTTCTCCAAAGTCCATCTACATCAAATTTGTGGAAGTAGAGAGGGACTTCCTTTCTGCTGGCTCTTTGGTTGAGTGCCTGGAAAAAGCCATTGGGTACCCATTGAAATTCAACAACTGAATTTTTCATCCTTCATAAGGATTGGGGGGCTTTGTCTCCTCTGTAGTGTTTGGACATTTTCTGGAACCTTGCAGTATATGACTGGGCAAAGCAAACCTTTCTGAATGACATTTGAACTTGGAAGGAATTGAAACAACCACAAAGGCTTGCAAGTGACTTTACAAAAAAGCTTATCCCAAGTCAATAAAATATACAGCTCACTTGCTTGGGCCGGCCAGCGGGCTTTGTAAAGAGAAGACTCTGCCAGGGGCCCCCTTGTAAATACAGTGACTATTGGTACATTCCACGTTGGACAAACTTACACTTGTTTCATATGAAAAAGCTGTTTTCCACAATGTCTCATTTTTACACATCTGTCTCTCTAAGTGTTATTACAGTTATGTAATAAATAAGCAATACATAATGGCAAGTTTAAACTTGGAGTCACATGAGACTATTTTTCAGTGCCACCCTTAGCTGCTCTTGTACATAATTAagcatttcactttttttttactcATCCAGTGTTTTTACGATTTCCAACCAGTGTTGCCTACAAAAAAACTTACGTTCCTGTGATGTATCCCACTTTACTAGTAGTGTTGCCATAtccgttttttgttttgttttgtgttttttttttttacattaaagtAATCCCTGGCCTTTTTAAAAGTTTAGTTAGCCTCTTTGTGTAGCAGTGGAAGTAACTCAACTGCTGGGAAGCATTTTGTCAAACCATGCTTTTTATCAATACAATCAAAGCTGTGAGGAGGGGTGGGGGTAGGATGGGGAGAGGGGACGTTACAGACCAGGGGagtaaatatttttaatgcctcatTAAAATGTTATTATATAAGCCCCATTATGCTGCCAACAAGtgctggcattttttaaaatttctttttttaaaacctcattGATCAGTGGAAGTTGTGACATACAATGAATGTGTCAGTccaaataaaaagaaacatgtgGATTTTCAGAAATATGTTTCTTACTCAGTGGTATCTTTCTCGATGTAGAAATGATCTTCGCCATCGTCTCTCTAAAGAGACACTTCTGTTGTGTTGAAATGTGTATGCTGTCAACGAGGCTTGGAAAAGACATAGAGAGGGATTCTAGATCAGTGGTAGAGTGCATATTTTGCAGTCTGTCCCAGGTTAGGTgcttggcatcttcaggtagggtgAGGTAAGTGTCCCCATCTGAAACCATAGAGAACTGCTTCTAGGTTGAGCTTAAGTGGTCAGTCTCATTCTGTGGTACCTCCCTGTGTTTCTAACCCTGGAGGGTGGCTTTCAAGACAAAAATCAAACAATAAAATGTTTGTTGCCATAAAACATCCCAATAAAACAAATGCTTGGTGAAATGGCCTTTGCTAATTTCCTAGAAGACTGTAACTGAACAAGCTCATCAAACTTCCCTGGAGAATAAATTCCGTAAAGCAGAAGCCATTACCATAAAGGCTCTGCTTTTGTGCCTTAAACCGGCGGTTCCCAAATGTACCTGGGTCAAGACGTCCCCACAATCTCTTCTTCCAGGctccatcatcttggatctcatgaaaaccaaggtggtggtgccaaaatcttgcaagattttataAGGTTTGAAATGGCAGCGCCTAGGAGAACATGCAGGAGGGGCCACAGGGGACATCCcacggcacccctgtgagtgtgctgcagtGTCCTAAGGTGTCACAATGCACATTTTAGAAAAACTGCCATACGCTCTTAACTTCAAGGCAGTACTGGTGCATTGGGCGGAAGCAGTCTCTGAGATACTCTGGACTGACATCATtggcttgttgttgttttttgtgagTATTTGATTGCTCATGTCTGAAGAACCCATATTCATTCTTGATACCACAAGGTAGAGAATGTTTTTGTTTGTGCAATTCTGGTGTGACTTGATAGCCAAAAGAAGAATATGCAATCTAGCAGATTGTCAGAGGGGTTGAAAACACACATGCCGCATTTCAATATGTAAAATGAAATTGTAAAAGTTGCCTAGTTCAGAATTACCGTTTGTTCTTGAAACGGTCACTGGGAGACAATTAAGTGTTGAGGCTGACAGATGAACTCTGGGAAAGCTGCTACTTGTATGTCGATATTATGAAACGCTGCTAAAAACAGCTATGTGTGGGCAGTTCATCTAGAACGTTCTTATAGTAATTTTAAGAGACGGCAAAGTCTGAAAATGGACTGACATTTCTGGGGTAGCAGACAGTTGGAGGGTCTCATCTGGGCTGGGCATTTGCATTGTGCCCACATATAGGAAGTGGGATATGGCAGGGTTACGTTAGATCTCTGCTAAGAGAAAGATGAAGAGCTGTGCTTAATACGCCTTTGCTTTTAAGTGCCACGTGGAAAAAATCCATTGCATCATCtctatcccactaccattattcCCAGCATGTGAGACTTCCATTGGGTTTAATCTGTTGCCTTGAGGTTGATTACTTGGTTGCAGATCTAGCTTTTTAGTTGAGAATTAAAATGGTATACAAGGCCAAACTTGACTAACGTAAAAACCACATGATATTAGATCTTTGAGAGCTgcgatattttttaaaaaatttaaatacttaaatatatttactcaccgtgGACATTAAAcctgttttaatccagtggattgAGGAATCTACCTTGGGGATCTCTACAGAGTCTTCCCTACTTAACTAAATTTAGAGCAGTTGTGAAGACAAGACAAAGAATGTTCTTAGGGTAGAAGCTCTAAGTATTTTTGAAGTTCTGCCTTGCACCATCTTAAGATTTGGACAATAACAAAGGAAAATtatctttttttccttgctaccttccctttataatttatattttattggACTCTTGCTACCACTctgctctccctccccactttctAAAAATTGCTAGAAATCAGACTTTTATTCTTTCTGTCTGCCATGAAAGATACCTACTCTACCCTGGCATCTTCTCTGTTCCTTTGCCAACCCTGTTTAAATTTCTGtcacagtcgggggggggggggaaggattctcTGCCAACCCCACTGCAGTTCCAGCCACAGCCACTAAGGGGTGAACTTCTCGGTTCTCTTTGCCTAaatctggggtcggcaacctgccattctggagccgcaagcggctctttgagccttcggctgcggctctgtgcagggccaacccgtcctgggggaggggcttgcCCCTCCCGCAacgcagccgccgctcaccagcccgagcatacgggctacggctgcgccccataggagagggcgcgaacggctggcggagcagctcctctgccGAGAGCGAGCCCCCGCCACCGCACGTTCCGAGCCACAGCCCGAGCAcacgggctgcagctgcgccccattggagagggcgcaaacgactggcggagcgagcccccgccaccgcacgttccctcctgccagagccgcagcccgagcctgtgtgcgtctcctctgaagtaagtcccattgaacaccctgatgatccccccttcccacaagcagccctgaccccagggagccaaggcaaaagcaagcaattgagtacagctgctctcccctcctcccaagctcagagcacaatcctgtgcgtgtctcctcagaagtaagtcccattgtgcttgctcccaggaaagtgtgcacaggtttacagccttcaaactccccactcagcactcccccgtcactcactcacactctcactgctccatttccttcacttggaaacttgaaaggggtttggagacccctgcaccagatggtagtctgtatatgtttgtatactgtatgtgtaacatactgtatatgtagcaccaaagcatatttcatggttgtgaagtaatcactgttagtatgccttttattttatgcagttttgaactcttagcttgtttgttcaggagcacttttgtgaacagtgttaagtagtactaaatggtcttgttcagaggtagtattgtgtggaaaggcatttacagaagtacagaagtaaatgacagtaaagaatgacagtatcctccacaagcagttcacctgtgcacaatctaaaactgttgttctccaactgtgggtctggacctgatttttagtaggacctctaagaggggagtgtattatataactgggacctataagaggggaacgcaaactatatatgcagtgttatcttcattttagatgtcaaaagggttttgtggctcccaaggttttcttttttccggaaaacgggtccaaatgcctctttgcctgtctcaggttgccgacccctggcctagattaaaacaggggtggccaacatttcaaatttagggctcctgaacctttaacaattgtgtagaggagggcaATTcggcaggtgcagtttgtcatatCACATATTAACAGTTTGTGTTGTGACATGGCAAGTGGGGCAAGACTCAAATTGTCAAGAAGTAGAGAAGTCATGGTCTTTATTTTGTGCAAGATGTTCAAATATTTGGGAATTTAGCAGAAGTTTAAGACTTGGATAGTTAAATCTCTTTCCTCCTGAAAGCATCGCTAGGCACTCTGAGCATAGGTCCTTGAAAGTCTGCATTCCATTTGCTGATAATGCTTATGGAAATTATGATGGAAATCATAGGTCCTTTTGGAATGGGCTGTGTTCTTGGAGAACCTTCGAAGTGTATGCTTGCCTTCAAATTTATTCCTGCAGCCACCAGCAGAGGGGGTTGTATGATAAGAAATGGAGAATTTCTTCCCCACTCTTAATGAATTTAGGCCAACTATTAAGTCTGTTGTACTTAACTTTATCTTATTATAGCAAATGtgcaattttaaaatattgagCAGGAAGTAGTTTTCTGCCTCAACTTGCTCCACTGACTCTCAACCATGGGAGAGGGGGATAATACAGGAACAGACCTGAGAGTAGATGTAGCTGGATTCCGTTATTACTGCTTACAATCCAAATACTATGTAGATATGACCTTTTGTTAGGCCAAATCTTTCTCTGTTCTGGAGTTCCCTGGAGAGAGAGGAGATGTACATACTCTGTAACTATGCAGGATGGAGATTTGTCGATTTTTAAAGACTGAGTGACAGGGATGCTTTTccactgctgttccctcagtGGGATTGCACCAGGCAGATTTTGCCCTGGGCTTCATGTCTCATTTAGGAATACAGAGGGGGCAAATCTGGGGTACGGCAAGTTCCGAGTAATGAAATTCCTGACATGATCTTATTAGTTTCCCTATTTTTGTCTTGAGTCCTCTCTAGCCTGGAGGACTCTGACACTGATGATTCAAAACATTGGAAAATAGATAAACACACAGCTGGGCTGCATAAATCTAATCTGTTCATATTTAGAGATTTGGTTTAAATCCTGATTTGATTTAAGAACATGTTAAAATTGTTACTCTTCCACCCTAATCTGATTAAACACCCACCCAACATTTGTTCATGTTTGTTCATTTGGATGTTAATTTCCCCTGCtagtaattgtgtgtgtgtgtgtgagagagagagaggggggggggggaatgggataaATCTATTGCTTTTCTTGGTACTAGCAAATTGCTAAATTGTTGGGTAATCTTCCCCAGGGTTCACATCAAGGGAAGTCTAGGATAAGAAAGTTTCCCTTCTTTCTTGCCTCAACTAATGTTATATTGTCAATTttggaatttattattattattattattattattattattaacagtatttatataccgcttttcaactaaaagttcacaaagtggtttacagagaaaaatcaaatgactaaatggctccctgtcccaaaagggctcacaatctaaaaagatgcaaaagaacaccagcagacagccactagaacagacagtgctggggtgag
The sequence above is a segment of the Tiliqua scincoides isolate rTilSci1 chromosome 11, rTilSci1.hap2, whole genome shotgun sequence genome. Coding sequences within it:
- the MSANTD2 gene encoding myb/SANT-like DNA-binding domain-containing protein 2, with product MAAPCGSSQLPAAEPALKVPKMEVLSPGSPGALSDGNRSLSEPSTPSGASPLGPAVAAAAAGAGAGAGAGAGGRGGASPSVSFSPGGAAAAAAAACRGMSWTPAETNALIAVWGNERLVEARYQQLEGAGTVFGSKAPGPAMYERVSRALAELGYERTPSQCRERIKTLRRCYSRVKEHGVGKRKSSYTFEQLEQVFGQGGWDSQPCQPVLINSSGLYQELESDGSTMEEYSQDEWGNHSQDLHCYQAGDQELDEMPATKKSLKIKQESSEESQKRDMMQNIVQILESVQLKWELFQSWTDFSRLHLSNKLAIFGIGYNTRWKEDIRYHYAEISSQVPLGKRLREYFNSEKPEGRIIMTRVQKMNWKNVYYKFLEITISEARCLELHMEIDWIPIAHSKPTGGNIVQYLLPGGIPKSPGLYAIGYEDCHRKPQSPDHEVISHDPDNETLVEAEMPLSQASLKVEMESSRINYCYLGIAEVRTLQQCLFLHFQANTKTFSKEWVGINGFLSQNCIVEPGVSPKSIYIKFVEVERDFLSAGSLVECLEKAIGYPLKFNN